The Pocillopora verrucosa isolate sample1 chromosome 2, ASM3666991v2, whole genome shotgun sequence genome has a segment encoding these proteins:
- the LOC131798650 gene encoding focal adhesion kinase 1: MSRNSSKRNSSNRGSTGSDTARSTLKVVLSNGDSRSVKCGEATDVKGIVHLVIGSLGADPITAGDYYGIKLEHVNTNESFWLNSKVTIGEVRGKHEALYPADEWKYQLRVRYFPKDLKELYTRDKVTFFYLFDQVKNDYLQHNSEKADEDTAFRLGVLEMRRYFKDMPQIALDKKSNFEYIEKEVGLTKFIPKAVLENMKSKLLRKTIHGYFKQYAHLSEVECCYTFFDILSKLHRFELESFRCSLGTGWTIAVDVVIGPKDGISYRAERGSLITHMADFHQITSISITRIPLITSSVQTDKQKATVSLKVLGAAEPLVFTTFSLAKAEEMADLIDGYCMLFSGNKHSLVFKKLDIERSLPSIPIPASPKTEEKNSPSIFSPTLKQNTPTLGNDFAERKNSVTSPVQRKNGEFDDYAEIVDDDPDYAHPMAAKDYQIPRTKLILETIIGQGQFGDVHRGTFISPDDPNLQVAIKSCKNPDSREKFLEEAYTMKQFDHPHIIKLIGVCTDEEFYIVMELAAYGEMRSYLQKSRHSINLETLLSYIFQLSTAMSYLESKNFVHRDIAARNVLVCTPKCVKLADFGLSRWVDEQAYYKASKGKLPIKWMAPESINFRRFTTASDIWMFGVCMWEILMYGIKPFQGVKNNEVIGKIENGERLPLPPNCPPSLYHIMFECWSYEPSKRPVFQDLKTRLSVIVQEERFQADEKVRRETRRIQALSMGAIQDSVAPPKPSRPGIQPSFVQIPSGAAQSSAMSTFDSSRGVTSPRGSTLPAQYPGNPGSPRSPRSPQSPSSPSRTLPRNFKSYHEASGVHALLEQPYRNSIGGSQTLPKNYKATSPVTSPLGSPTKSRDAVIDLPSDEELKRREDAEKAQMEMREQAMFRQRLRQQRLQSEADSKWLQQEEQNIELPFSPVQQSPKSPNFLSPEDGVSAAVESYNPRGSASFIEQRQAAKEYHSTPVDPPSHQAATIADTDMNETTVLTQREEDPREDRSTDTVFINTTHVVQAVIGLNNGLPFARCEDYPTFVKAIGLSLRDLLARVDEEIHRLDPSSHKEVEMAHKVLSSDMAELINSMKMAQKYSTTTLDQEYRRGMLSAAHVLAVDAKHLFDVVDEARKQSAKLSSSA, translated from the exons GGAATTGTTCATTTGGTGATTGGAAGTCTTGGTGCTGATCCGATAACTGCAGGAGACTACTATGGCATTAAACTTGAACATGTCAATACAAATGAGTCCTTCTGGCTCAACAGTAAGGTCACAATTGGTGAGGTACGAGGCAAGCATGAGGCTCTTTATCCTGCAGATGAGTGGAA GTACCAACTAAGAGTGCGATATTTTCCTAAAGATTTGAAAGAGCTGTACACCAGAGACAAAGttactttcttttatttatttgatcag gTCAAGAATGACTACCTCCAACACAACAGTGAAAAAGCAGATGAAGACACTGCATTTAGACTTGGAGTTCTGGAAAtgag gAGGTATTTTAAGGATATGCCTCAAATAGCTCTTGACAAGAAATCAAACTTTGAGTACATTGA GAAAGAAGTTGGCTTGACCAAATTCATACCAAAGGCTGTTTTGGAAAACATGAAG tccaaGCTTTTGCGGAAGACCATCCATGGTTATTTTAAGCAGTATGCACACTTGAGTGAAGTGGAATGCTGTTACActttttttgatattctttcCAAACTTCATCGATTTGAATTGGAGTCTTTCAGATGCTCCTTAGGG ACTGGTTGGACAATAGCAGTAGATGTGGTTATTGGGCCCAAAGATGGAATAAGTTACCGAGCTGAACGTGGATCACTT ATTACACACATGGCTGATTTCCATCAAATAACTTCAATTTCAATAACAAGGATACCACTCATCACATCATCTGTCCAGACTGATAAACAAAAAGCTACTGTTAGTTTGAAAGTGTTAGGAGCTGCTGAG CCTCTTGTGTTCACCACATTCTCATTAGCTAAGGCTGAAGAGATGGCCGACTTGATTGATGGATACTGCATGCTCTTTAGTGGAAACAAACATTCGCTGGTCTTTAAGAAACTAG ATATTGAGAGATCTCTGCCATCAATTCCAATACCAGCTTCTCCaaaaactgaggaaaaaaacag cccaTCTATTTTCTCACCAACCCTGAAACAAAACACGCCAACTTTGGGAAATGATTTTGCTGAGAGGAAGAACTCTGTTACCTCACCTGTGCAGAGAAAAAATGGAG AGTTTGATGATTATGCTGAGATTGTTGATGATGATCCTGATTACGCCCATCCTATGGCAG CCAAAGATTATCAAATTCCCCGGACAAAGTTGATATTGGAGACGATAATAGGACAGGGTCAGTTTGGAGATGTACACAGAGGAACCTTCATCAGTCCA GATGATCCTAATTTACAAGTGGCTATTAAATCATGTAAGAATCCGGATTCAAGGGAGAAATTCCTGGAAGAGGCAT ATACAATGAAGCAGTTTGATCACCCGCACATCATAAAGCTCATTGGCGTGTGTACGgatgaagaattttacattgtAATGGAACTGGCTGCATATGGAGAG aTGAGATCGTATCTTCAGAAGAGCAGACACTCCATTAACCTAGAAACACTACTTAGTTACATTTTTCAACTTAGTACGGCCATGTCATACCTTGAGAGCAAGAATTTTGTACACAG ggACATAGCAGCTCGTAATGTCTTGGTATGTACGCCTAAATGCGTCAAACTAGCAGACTTTGGTCTGTCAAGATGGGTCGATGAACAGGCTTACTACAAAG CTTCAAAGGGTAAACTTCCAATCAAGTGGATGGCTCCAGAATCAATTAATTTCAGGAGATTTACAACCGCTAGCGACATCTGGATGTTTG GTGTGTGTATGTGGGAAATCCTCATGTACGGTATCAAACCCTTCCAAGGTGTTAAAAATAATGAGGTGATTGGCAAAATAGAGAATGGAGAGCGacttcccctcccccctaaCTGCCCACCTTCTCTGTACCACATTATGTTTGAATGCTGGTCTTATGAGCCCTCTAAGAGACCGGTCTTTCAGGATCTCAAGACGCGTCTAAG TGTAATCGTCCAAGAAGAAAGATTTCAGGCAGATGAAAAAGTCAGAAGGGAAACTCGAAGAATACAGGCGCTGTCGATGG GAGCCATACAAGACTCTGTCGCCCCACCCAAG CCCTCAAGACCTGGGATCCAGCCATCTTTTGTACAAATCCCTTCTGGTGCGGCTCAATCCTCGGCAATGTCAACATTTGACAGCAGTAGAGGAGTAACAAGTCCGAGAG GGTCAACTCTGCCAGCTCAGTACCCTGGGAATCCAGGATCACCCAGATCTCCTCGTTCACCACAGTCTCCATCGTCCCCTTCCCGGACGCTCCCAAGGAACTTCAAGTCGTACCACGAGGCCAGCGGTGTCCACGCATTGCTGGAACAGCCATATCGGAATTCTATCGGTGGGAGTCAAACCTTACCGAAAAATTATAAAGCGACCAGTCCAGTAACAAGTCCTCTTGGGAGTCCAACGAAATCCAGAGATGCCGTTATTGATTTACCG AGTGACGAGGAACTGAAACGACGAGAAGATGCTGAAAAAGCCCAAATGGAAATGAGAGAGCAGGCCATGTTTCGACAAAGGCTTCGCCAGCAACGCCTTCAATCAGAGGCAGATTCCAAATGGCTTCAACAAGAAGAGCAGAACATTGAGCTCCCCTTTTCACCG GTACAGCAATCACCCAAGAGTCCTAACTTCCTCTCCCCTGAGGACGGAGTTTCGGCGGCGGTAGAATCATACAACCCACGTGGATCAGCGTCATTCATCGAACAGCGCCAAGCAGCCAAGGAAT ATCACAGTACCCCAGTGGATCCACCGAGCCATCAGGCTGCTACAATAGCCGATACAGATATGAATGAAACA ACTGTATTGACGCAGAGAGAAGAAGATCCCAGAGAAGACCGCTCCACAGACACTGTGTTCATTAACACCACTCATGTGGTGCAGGCTGTTATTGGTCTAAACAATGGCTTACCATTTGCCCGGTGTGAAGATTACCCGACCTTTGTTAAG GCAATCGGTCTTTCGCTCAGAGATTTACTAGCACGCGTTGACGAAGAAATTCACAGATTAGATCCGTCATCCCACAAGGAA GTGGAAATGGCCCACAAAGTGCTCTCCTCTGACATGGCTGAGCTGATCAACTCCATGAAAATGGCGCAGAAGTACAGCACTACTACACTGGACCAGGAATACCGCAGAGGGATGTTGTCTGCTGCGCATGTGTTGGCTGTTGACGCCAAGCATCTATTTGATGTTGTGGATGAAGCCAGGAAGCAGTCTGCAAAGTTGTCATCCAGCGCCTAA